tgtcatattttgtcctgtagtgctccagctggcatgacgcttcaacttctggcatgcctggcacgtgtgcaacttctagcggcttgcagtcgcgagtccctgtttttcttgcacactcttgagcatttcttcacactatctcactcactacccttacaagaatcccacctaaatacagagtcACTAAttactgaaatacaagcaaatttggcacggaataaaaccaacaagatggttgattaaattcaaccgtacactctctttcttctttaaatATCCAACTATCATttactctctttctttgttcaatgcaaaatgaatagtgtttaCATAGTTACTATagcaattatatatttttacacaagtataaatgcttagGGCGTAGGGAGTAAgggtcagggttcaagtcttcagTAGGGAGCTTCACAagcatatacacttagattatgttagaatagaaattatatatttttatcaaaaaattatatatttttacacaactttGCATGAGTAAATTTTGGATTTCGTTGGCTAAAATGtgatcatttttatttatttattatagtgCTCTTAATATATTGGAAAGTGGATTCAAGTTAGTTCACTTGATGGtttctaatagttgaataaaagatctggaatttaatttttacatacTTTAAAAACTTATTGGTATCTTACTTTAATGATAAAAGGTTATCATTAAGAGGAGAAGCATTgaaaaactatctaaaaaaaagaagtatattGGAAAATTCAATTGCGCTTGACCTGGCTAGATGACGCCAATTGGTTTTAGCTGTGTCATTCGGCCTATTTAGTTATAAAAGCTGGGCCCTTTCTCATctgttttattttcattatatttctcgttttcttttcatttgggCTTAGGCTTCAAAACCCTTGACTTGAACTTGATAGAAAAACAGTTTCCAAGGAGATTCAAGTATTTCTTATCTATTCTTAGATGTAAATTactttttccattatttttcttttctcttttcttcattGTCATTTTAGAACTTGAGCCCATATGCTACTCAACAAAATGGCCATCCTCATCCTTAACAAAGGCCTAGATTAGAGAGCAGTTTTAGCAGAGCTGGGAGCTGACAAGGAAATGTTAGGTATCATGCCTACAATTGTGAGTATTTCTAGTGGGTGGTACTCTTTCAACGTCTGAAATGCCTAGTCAGTTAATATAAACCAGAAAGAAGTTAGAAGTGTACTTTGTCCCTAAAGCTGTGACCATTTCAAATAGTACTACTCTTCTTCCACTTAGATGTACTATTAAAAATTAAGGTGATGTTTGGATTAGgagagttttgagtgatatcgtcctgttttcataactcatgaTCCAAAACTGGTGAAGCCCACGGAAGAGCACTTGTTTGGACTCCATGACTTATGATCCGTGATTCAGTTTTCATCACTTAAttatctgatttttgagttatgagttatggaaactgaaaatacattttagctgttttcagtttccataactcataacttaatgacatttttgtaattaaacataCATGAAGGGACCCATAGCCACAACTTTTGacctttgactttttttttttattcctttcttctcctgcgttcattcttcttcttcttcccttttttttttcctactttcgggtttctgggtttcttcttcttcttctttttatttatttatttattttattttattttttttattactgaTCCGATCTtcaattcttccttttttctttcgagttttttttttttttttttcactggttcggtgagtttgggtactgggggttgaaggaaaaaaaaaaagaaaaaagtaaaagctGCACAAGGTACATGTATAGGGCCCACaaatagttgaaaaatatttagCGATGACAaatgagtgatggtgccaaatgGGGTGGGGtgttttaagtgatgagtgatgaaaactgagtgatgagtgataggtgatgaaaactgagtgatgagtgactatttttttaaaccaaacaagGCTAAATAATCTCAATGGTGAATTTGCTTGAAGTTATTAAACTTACACGACAAAATATAATGGCATGGAGATGATAAATAGTATCGCCGGCAAAAGACTAGTCTGGAAGACCACCAAATGTCACATAAAAGGtgagaagaatatatatatatatatataaggtgagaagaatatatatatatatatatatatatatatatatatataatcacaaTGGAATCAGAGCCGTATCACTTATAATAGAGCCTGTTCTCAAATTCCAGGAAATGCGATTAAATTACATGGACATAGAACCCCATAAAGCACATCATAGAACCTCTTAAAATCCagataagagggaaaaaaaaaaatagaattaccAGAACCCCCACACAGATTATGTAGAATCTAACAAGCAACAACAAAGTGCAGCCCaacttaagaaacaaaccattcACTGTGTCATCAAAGAAAAAAGCAGCACTCCTCCAACAGACAACAGCAGCAAAGCGCAGCCAAACTGCACATGCAAAACAAAACATTCATTTGTCAATCCACCATCATAAAAATGAACACTACGACGAGTTCTAAGAGCATTAAGCTTTAAAACCTTTccaaatgacttttttttttggctacagTAAGTAGAGGGACATGAGTGCCCAAAGTTCAAGCCTGACCATCCCCTAGGGGGAGTGCCAAAGGTACCATTTGAGCCAAAATATAGTAATTCACAAGCAGAATAAAAGCAATTAACAGATAGCAAGCATGTTTGCCTTGGGACTTGGGAGATCTAATTGCACAAGTACAGGCTCACTAACAAATCACTGTATATTCAAGTAGAGTCAtaagaataattattattttgtcgAATTGTAACTGGAAAAAATTTGCGAACCTGATAAGAGttttcaagaagaaaaacagtgtttgaaatttttgtccCATTGAGGGATAAAATTATTGCTCATACATTTTGAGTGTCTACGGTCTACCACCATTCATTTCTCAATTACAAAAGCCAAATATTCTTTAGGGTTCATGACTCatatatgagaaatgaaaatgcTATAACCATTCTAATTTACTCCATACCACTATGACTCGGATGTTGTTGGGAAAtgtgaattttattatttaactatTATTCTAACACTTCCCCTCACCTATGAGCCAAACTCTTTAATAAGTTGAGCCTAAAACATtgaatttttaaagtttttaaataGGAGGTAAAGTGTTGTAAACGAGTTGAGCTATTAAAAGTTTAggtttgtttattaaattttattttgaacatgagctaaacttgagattttttttttttttgataggtaataacaGCTTTATTGATAATAAAGGTACAATGAATTTACGACAGTAAACTCACTGCACTGAAAAGAATacaaaccaatcaaaaagaaagactaACGGAATTAAGAAAGTCAAACAAAGAATGACAATGCATAAACCCCCAAATCCGggaccactcaaacaaagtcttaaGTAGCAAAGACTTCACACAGTTTACAAGTCTCTCAGTTTCCTCAAAAGTACGAGTATTGCGCTCCTTTCAAACTAACCACATAAGACACATTGGAACCATATTCCACACATTTGAAGTGTGactccccaaccaattccaccatgcAGAGAGAAGAGAAACAACATTCTTCGGCATCACCCACTGAACCCCAAACAAACGGACTTCACTCCACAAGGTATGTGCATACTTACAATGGATCAATAAATGATCCATAGTTTCCTCTTCACATTGACAAAGGCAACACCAATTCACAAGAGGTAACTTCTTCTTAACAAGGTTGTCTATAGTAAGAAGCCCACCCCTAGCAGCTGTCCATAAGAAGAAAGCCACCCTTTTAGGTACCTTAACACACCAAATGCTCTTCCAAGGAAAAGACACCAATGGGGCTGCTAGCAATGAAATATAGAAAGAGTGCACATCAAAAACACCACTACAATTTAATTGCCATATCATGGTATcatcaacccccccccccccccccccccccccctaggTAACTTGGATGAGATATACACAAAGAAATCATAAAAGATCCCTATCTCCCAGTCTTGAAATGCACGATGGAAACGTAAGTTCCAACTTCTACCACCCCCAACCGGTGCAAAATCAACCATATTAGAAATCATAACTTCCTTATTCGCAGCAATAGCAAACATTGCCGGATATAAATCTTTCAAGGTAGTAGGGCTACTCCAAGGGTCGTGCCAGATCTGATACGAAAACCCTTACCCGCTGCATACAACACATGACCAAAGAAACTCTCAGCCCCCTTCCTAATGTTCTTCCACATACCACATCCATGTGTCCCTCTAACAAATCTAGTATACCATCCCCCACTGGCCTCCCCATATTTGGAAGCTATAACCTACCTCCATAAATGTGTGACCTCATTCCCAAATCGCCAGAGCCACTTCCCAAAtgaaattacatatttaaactTGGTTCATTTTCTTCTCAAACAAGCTTGAGTTTGTTCACAAACTACTTGATTAACTTACTCTTTTCCCATATATAGTAAAAGCAAGACTAAAATTAGTTAGCCCTTCACAAATCTATGAATTTTTACTACAAATGGACtattaatattatcaataaacaacaaataataattggatatcatatgaaaatatttacaaacttacaaaATCCAATCTCAAGTTTGTATAAGTCTAATTTTAGATGAGAATacactaaaatatataatattatatgtagTTAAATCGAACCTCATGTTCACgaacacattattatgtttgagctTGACTTCTTTAATAGTTGAGTTTAAACTTGGACATGAACTTGACTTGTTTACTAAACAAACGACATAAACAAGCCTTTCCCGAGCTGAGCTCAAGGTGCTCATAAGTAGCTTGGTTCATTTACCGGACCGTGGGAGACATACATGGTTCAAGATCAATTGTCCCAAAAccttaaacttaaaattttaaggaaattgtgaatttaatcatttatccATTATTTAACACACTAGGATTCTTTCTTCTTGGCACCTTAAACGTGTGCCCCAAGGGCACTTCGTTAACAAAAGCCTTCAGTCTATTGTTTTAAATAGACTTTAGAGTGCAATCTCACAACATAAATATCTCCTACATATTTTGAACATGAATTTAACTAATAACACATAAACCAAACAACATagcaaaaaaaccaaaaaagaaaaaggaaatggataattgataatattaaattatatataaaatggcATTACCAGCCACGTAAGAAAGAGAGACAGCCGGGCTGATCATCGTAGTGGTGATGCTCACAGTGGTATTGTTGATATTGTTGTGGCGGCGGCGGTGGTGGAGGATGCTGGTACCCTTGTGCGAAATAACCTTGGTACCCCTCGTACGTCGGAGGCTGCGGAGGTGGGTACCCTGGATATcctggcggtggtggtggtggtggggggtACCCATCGTACGGTGGCGCTGATGGGTATCCCTGTGGCGGTGGTGGAGGATATGGATATCCGTACCCtacaatttatttaaaattgaatacTAAAGTAATAGAATTCTAAGTAAGAAATTGAAATTCGAAAATTAGACTTGAAAAAGGGAGTATTTGATCGAAAGATTTTTTTACCTGGGGGAGGATACGGTTCTTGGGGAGCTCTCTGGTAACTCATTTTCGGGCTTTCAAGAGGAGATTTTTTGGTGGAGAAACATATATTggtatttcatatatatatatatataattttttttttttttgatcggAAGGTATTTCATATTTGATCAgttttgattgaataaattaaccgggtaaaaaataattaaaaaaagtggtGGTACAGCCAGTCTGTGCGCAATCATGGCGTGCCATGTCACCACCTTGTTAAAGTACTAGCATCAGCTCTTCCAAAATCACAAATATaagctgctttttttttttttactttcaaattgctattttagcaacAGACCAGCTATCTagctaagagcattagcatccgggatgttaaaaaaaattcaattttatactttaaaatcttactttatttattttaccattttattttataactctcCCAACATCTTAGTTTCTATCTTTACaaacaattcattaaaataatataaaatataccaacaataatattaaatattattatctCTTCCATCAACAGCAGCATCATCGAGAACACTCCAACAGCAGTGGCACCCATCAACAGTAGCACCATCGAGAAACACTCCAACAACAGCAGCACCCATCAACGGCAGTAGCACAGAGAAACACtccaacaaaaacccaaatctaaACACACAAGGCTCACGGCAAGCAAAACCACCCACGGCGAAGAAAACCACCCACCCACGCCCCCACGAACCCATGGCCACCCACAGCCTCGACAACCCCACACCAATCTAAAACCACCCAAAACAGATTTGAAGTCTTTTTCTTCACACCCAAAGCCAATCTTGAAAAGAGGGAGGCTTCAccgtgagaggaagagagtagagagcgtgagagaaagagatgaggaaaaaagaagaagaagtgagaGGTCAGAGGAGTCtaaagtgagagaaagagagagaagcgattaaaaaattataattttttttgcatcctCATGAATAGTAAGGTTGCAAATATTATTTGCAACCTTACTATTTGGGTTTGCATACCTGGATGTGGAAGGAATTTAAGGGTTTAGGTGGTAAAATAGCAACTGGGGGGGTTTTACAcccccaatgctagtgctctaaagATGAGCTTTATTCAGGTgtgtaaatctaatttttttttagcaattatAAATAGTAAGTACTTATATTTTTAAGAGCAACTGTGAACAGTAACTTCTTATATTTATAGACATTAGACACTATTGTTCATGAGTTGTAAACTTaaaacattatattttattcatttttctctctctaactttTTTCTCTCCCACTTTTATTGGGTAGtgcatattattttaatgagttcgAATTTGGTAAGAACATTCATATTTGAGAATGTAAAAAAGACATATTTTACATATTCaaacactactttatctatttttacatataacctaataaaataataaattttttacataCTTTATCTACTTTACCAATTTAACAATACACTCAACATCTTAGTTCTTATTTTGAcatacaacccaataaaataatataaactacacaatcaaataatataaaaaatttgtttctctctctcttctcttccatGAATAATAGGTTGTATATTAGAGAACTCACTATTTATGGTTACTAAATAAAAAGCAATATTACCCAAATAAACTTGATTTTTGGGGTGTTGGTTGGTAAAATAGCAACTGggccccccccaaaaaaatgctaatgctctaaaagcattcacatcaaaggtgtgaaaaatgctaagaaCTCATTTTAGAAACtcatttcacaaaaaaaaacacactgcAACAAGGTTGCTATACTCAAAAGTTTTAGGCAACTGAGCTACAATAGATTGCCATAAATGACAGTCTATTGTAGCTcaacacttctttttttttatttatttatttatttatttatttatttattacatccCTTTCACTATTCTAtctcatttcttctttctttttctctccccaGTCTCACTTTCTtccctcttttcttctttcattagcctttctttcactttcttctttcattagcctttctttcactttcttctttCACCCCAAGAGGAAAACTtgagattttgggtttgggtctgAGCCAAGTCAAAAGAAAGGAAGTGCGATAGAAAGGATGGCTGGAGCAAAGGCTGTCGAGAAAGGATGGCTGGAGTGTAGGGTGATGGGTTTATGGAGGTGGCCTTGTGGGTGTGTGGGTTTGCTTCAGATGAAAAGAGAAGAGATTCatatgaaaagagagagagagagaaaagagaaaaagagaagagtgacactgagagagagagagagagagagagagagagagagaaatgaataaaaaaatgaataatctTTAGGTAATGTGTGATGGTGAACTGAAAATTGAACCAACTCCAATTCATCTATGAGGGTCGTCCAGGCAAAGAAGACAAGAATAGTTGTACCTAGCAAAACGGTCGTCCAAAAGTGTATGGGTCGTCCATGAGGAAAGCACCTGAACGACCCCCGACACTTGGAAAATTCCATAGAGATTTATCTACAAGAGCTAGTAAATTGAACCACGTGTTATTATTTCGAGGCATGAGTAAGATCTTGATTCATTGTTATAACTTCCTACTCAGTACTTAACTTCCAACGACAGTTATAGAAGataagataaaatattttaactcCTATAGTGGTTGTAAAAGTTAACCTTGAACCCTTTGACCTCCTCAAATATAGGGGAAGTTATGAGACAAGTAACTGTTTCAAAAGCACACTATATAAACACTCATTCAATTAAATGAAGGTAAGTTTTTGAGACAACTCCTAAAAAGTTGGAactccaaaatttaaaagagaaactAACTTACGCATCAGAGGGTTCTTGGTTGGTTTGCCCTAGTCACCTTTGATcgtgtgttttctttttcaggCCTTTCAAGCAGTTACTAGATAATTGAAGCCCGGAGCATTCAGCCTACTAATTTTCtgtgcatcatcagttggcgccgtctgtgggaaggattaattttgtgttttgcaGCTTATCTTTCTTCGACAAAAGGCTGAATGGTTTGGACAAGATCAAGAGCCACTAGCCTAGGCCACCAGGAAAGTAGAGATGCTTCTGGTAATCCCCATTATGATAGATAGTTAGCACCTATCACACAACTGCCTTCCATCCAACATGTACAATCCATGGTAGGCGCCATGGCGGAATTAACTTGTCAAAATCAAGAGTTGACTAGGGAGATTAGTCTAAGGAGGCAACGCCATGAAAGATACGCAGAAGGACAAGCCCAGAGTCAAGAAGATAGAGGAGGAAATGTTAAGCCCGAAAACCAATCAAGGGGTACCACTTCACAAAGGGTGCCACACTTGGAGAGAGAGATGGATCAGATAAGGAAGGTCATGGACGAGATGAGGGAGAACATGAGAAGGGTGAATCCTATAGATGATTTAGTTCATCGAACAGATTCCCCTTTCATGGCTTCCATTAACAGTCACCCCTTACCTCTTAAGTTCAAGATGTCTTCCTAAGATTCATATGATGGAACGCGCGACCCTTTTGATCATATCGTTATTTTCAAGACtatgatgcaccttcaaggggttcTAGACGAGATTATGTGTATGGTCTTCCCTACTACCCTCAAAGGGCCAGCACAAGT
This DNA window, taken from Quercus robur chromosome 2, dhQueRobu3.1, whole genome shotgun sequence, encodes the following:
- the LOC126714532 gene encoding cysteine-rich and transmembrane domain-containing protein WIH2, with translation MSYQRAPQEPYPPPGYGYPYPPPPPQGYPSAPPYDGYPPPPPPPPGYPGYPPPQPPTYEGYQGYFAQGYQHPPPPPPPQQYQQYHCEHHHYDDQPGCLSFLRGCLAALCCCCLLEECCFFL